In Drosophila teissieri strain GT53w chromosome 2R, Prin_Dtei_1.1, whole genome shotgun sequence, the following proteins share a genomic window:
- the LOC122613097 gene encoding uncharacterized protein LOC122613097 isoform X2, whose translation MRLPWFLSPSASLPLLLLLELVVWIHGERDFNVNDSQVPVIEPKDVPAYKQDPYVTELMSCQNAPSEIVLSLLLKKHDWSELTATKRAHVQAKLAKFFAIPKEFISLDSVSKRELRSMHKLAMRKGGKGNKNIETLNRRLGRASFMIGCGPSYFVMGEPIAKQIAHQMKDGTIGALTEENFGLWFIWRKELKSRSNRKRRQSEGSGADEDDYDYGDDDEEVAEPSTEVPPVTTHAHRHHHGALEVSEKIVSPESVSSSAVPLVPDVQEEIEESVSKLESVISKTIENTKNIKELPVLGEADDGEDEEDVELQQLGVPLAAEIVPEETTSAAATRATEMVKPVDLEQQEIQVDSGAVPAIDVEASATSTPSMSAPETLKPFSPYDATSSVSSSSSPVASIASGSEAGEDSTSVSTPHLSPANSPTVMPTELDRNGLATTSSSSPSASPPSPSATTQDTQPTTSASASYSSSSSPTTSTTATVSTTTTASSTATTTTTTTTLSESPKEGEPDAISSSSSSSNNSLANNELSTPATPTSSVATTTAATPESSSSGTFVSTDYMEPQPEENSPPIIKTRLQKLAVTSGKAFTFHVLPETFYDAEDQGNLRLALTDKDGHELKANSWLQFNADKRELYGLPLDDTVSRWQYRLSATDSGNASVTETVEISVQQHRAVRTINHEISVFVRINEKPGHNIDWQLKLINAVARTLDDSTNSAVVVRDIRLTPHDPHSATLVYFNETLPTSECPEKELKDIIARLDANRLSDLVQPQLGIKSITGQLIGSCQKDLTQVKPTQHMTKNVPPMPRNQVDRVNASLGQLLVYKVPADTFYDANDNQLTLTLKTRDHLELSPRHWLQFDSKNEEFYGIPKSGDIGSEEYLLVAEDSGGLSAHDALVVVVSPAPKRDFGFFFKAYLSIKHERFNADLQRKFVERVAKLNGDATTGQIQIRSITTHHDSDGTIVNFYNTTLYRKHNSCREKEVAMTRSVYLNSDLSLREAAKRALGPELNLTNFSVVPFSICHLTANIDTNQLDYIPSRPEEPTHKSSFGDDYMITFVWPIVIIVTMLVAASIIACCLHWCRQRSGKMELGDEEERKSFRAKGIPVIFQDEYEEKPEIGNKSPVILKDEKPPLLPPSYNTSNLNGDNDVDDYVPPPSVVVGGREVRGKSPATPSYRKPPPYVSP comes from the exons ATGAGATTGCCGTGGTTCTTATCGCCCAGTGCGAGCCTGCCGCTGTTGCTCCTCCTGGAACTCGTCGTATGGATTCACGGCGAGCGGGACTTTAACGTCAACGACTCCCAG GTCCCTGTAATTGAGCCAAAGGATGTGCCCGCCTACAAACAGGATCCGTATGTCACGGAGTTGATGAGTTGCCAAAATGCTCCCAGCGAAATTGTGCTTTCGCTTTTGCTGAAAAAGCACGACTGGAGCGAACTCACGGCCACAAAACGAGCTCATGTCCAagccaagttggccaagttctTTGCCATACCCAAG GAATTTATTTCCCTGGACTCGGTGTCGAAACGCGAACTGAGATCCATGCACAAATTGGCCATGAGAAAAGGAGGCAAGGGCAACAAGAACATCGAGACCCTGAATCGCCGCCTGGGACGCGCCAGTTTCATG ATCGGCTGTGGTCCAAGCTACTTTGTGATGGGTGAACCGATAGCCAAGCAGATTGCCCACCAGATGAAGGATGGCACCATTGGCGCTCTGACGGAGGAGAACTTCGGCCTGTGGTTCATTTGGCGAAAGGAATTGAAATCGAG ATCAAACCGCAAGCGACGTCAATCCGAGGGCTCTGGTGCTGATGAAGATGACTACGACTACGGGGATGACGATGAGGAAGTTGC TGAGCCCAGTACGGAAGTGCCGCCAGTGACCACACATGCCCATCGACATCATCACGGAGCG TTGGAGGTGTCGGAGAAGATAGTGTCGCCCGAATCCGTCTCTTCGTCGGCTGTTCCCCTGGTTCCGGACGTGCAGGAGGAGATCGAAGAGAGTGTCTCCAAGCTGGAGTCCGTCATTAGCAAGACAATTGAGAACACGAAAAACATCAAGGAGCTGCCCGTTCTGGGCGAAGCCGACGATGGCGAAGATGAGGAGGATGTGGAACTACAGCAATTGGGTGTGCCACTGGCGGCTGAGATTGTCCCAGAGGAGACCACCAGTGCGGCAGCCACACGAGCCACGGAAATGGTAAAGCCCGTTGATTTGGAGCAGCAAGAAATTCAGGTGGACTCCGGCGCAGTTCCGGCCATCGATGTGGAGGCCTCGGCCACGTCCACGCCCTCGATGTCCGCCCCCGAAACACTGAAGCCCTTTTCACCCTATGACGCCACCTCTTCGgtgtcgtcctcgtcctcgcccGTCGCTTCGATTGCATCTGGCAGCGAAGCTGGAGAAGACTCAACTTCGGTGTCGACCCCTCACCTGTCCCCAGCTAACTCACCCACGGTCATGCCCACAGAGCTAGACAGAAATGGCCTAGCCACCACATCCTCATCATCTCCGTCCGCCTCACCTCCATCGCCATCCGCAACAACACAAGACACTCAACCAACcacatctgcatctgcatcatactcatcctcatcctcaccaacaacaagcacaacagcaacagtctcaacaacaacaacagcatcatcaacagcaacaacaactacaacaacaacaacactatCCGAATCGCCAAAG GAAGGAGAACCCGAtgccatcagcagcagcagcagcagcagcaacaacagcctgGCCAATAATGAG CTGTCGACgcccgccacgcccacatctTCGGTGGCCACGACCACGGCTGCTACTCCGGAGTCGAGCAGCAGCGGCACCTTCGTCTCCACCGACTACATGGAGCCGCAGCCGGAGGAGAATAGCCCGCCCATCATCAAGACGCGCCTGCAGAAGCTGGCGGTGACATCGGGCAAGGCCTTCACCTTCCATGTGCTGCCGGAAACGTTTTACGATGCCGAGGATCAGGGCAATCTCCGCCTGGCGCTCACCGACAAGGATGGCCACGAGCTAAAGGCCAACTCTTGGCTGCAGTTCAACGCCGACAAGAGGGAGCTTTATGGCCT GCCTCTGGACGACACGGTATCCCGCTGGCAATATCGCCTGTCGGCCACGGATTCGGGCAACGCCAGTGTCACGGAAACCGTGGAGATAAGTGTGCAGCAGCATCGCGCAGTGAGGACCATTAACCACGAGATCAGTGTCTTTGTCCGGATCAACGAGAAGCCGGGTCACAACATTGATTGGCAGTTGAAGCTGATTAATGCGGTGGCCAGAACCTTGGATGACTCCACTAACTCGGCGGTCGTGGTGCGCGACATTCGACTGACGCCACACGATCCGCACAGTGCCACCTTGGTGTATTTTAACGAAACGCTGCCCACCAGCGAGTGTCCGGAAAAGGAACTTAAGGATATTATCGCACGACTGGATGCCAATAGACTGAGTGATTTGGTTCAGCCACAGTTGGGAATTAAATCTATAACCGGACAGTTAATCGGATCCTGCCAGAAGGATTTAACTCAGGTGAAGCCCACGCAGCACATGACCAAGAATGTGCCGCCGATGCCACGCAACCAGGTGGATCGCGTGAACGCCAGCTTGGGCCAGCTGCTGGTCTACAAAGTGCCCGCGGATACCTTTTACGATGCGAACGACAATCAGTTGACTCTTACCTTGAAGACCAGGGATCACCTTGAGCTGAGCCCACGCCACTGGCTGCAGTTCGACTCCAAGAACGAAGAGTTCTACGGCATCCCGAAGAGCGGCGACATTGGTTCCGAAGAATACCTCTTGGTGGCTGAGGACAGTGGTGGCTTGAGTGCCCACGATGCCCTGGTCGTTGTGGTCAGTCCAGCTCCCAAGCGTGACTTTGGCTTCTTCTTCAAGGCCTATCTGTCTATTAAGCACGAGCGATTCAACGCCGATCTGCAGCGGAAGTTTGTGGAGCGTGTGGCGAAGCTGAATGGAGATGCTACCACTGGCCAGATCCAGATCCGCTCGATAACCACGCACCACGACTCCGACGGCACCATAGTGAACTTCTACAACACGACGCTGTACAGGAAGCACAACAGCTGTCGGGAGAAGGAAGTGGCCATGACCAGGAGTGTCTACCTAAACAGTGACCTCAGCCTGCGGGAGGCAGCCAAACGGGCTTTGGGACCCGAACTCAATCTGACCAACTTTTCGGTGGTGCCCTTCAGTATTTGTCATC TTACCGCGAACATAGACACCAACCAACTTGATTATATACCCAGTCGCCCCGAGGAGCCTACTCATAAATCCTCCTTCGGCGATGATTACATGATCACGTTCGTATGGCCCATCGTAATCATTGTTACCATGCTTGTGGCTGCCTCAATTATTGCCTGCTGCCTGCACTGGTGCCGCCAGAGAAGCGGCAAAATGGAGCTAG GCGACGAAGAGGAGCGCAAGTCCTTCCGTGCCAAGGGTATTCCCGTCATCTTCCAGGACGAGTACGAGGAGAAGCCCGAGATCGGCAACAAGAGTCCTGTTATTCTGAAGGACGAGaagccgccgctgctgccaccATCCTACAATACCTCAAATCTGAATG GTGACAACGACGTGGACGATTACGTGCCACCTCCCTCGGTGGTTGTGGGCGGCCGGGAAGTGCGTGGCAAGTCGCCAGCCACGCCCTCTTACCGCAAACCACCGCCATATGTGTCGCCATAA
- the LOC122614707 gene encoding 39S ribosomal protein L34, mitochondrial, producing MLQGMLQRTCLAVVSTAQTLIVRDKHAFNRAVLKPKVRCHFPKPMEVKRINVHGWNTRMSTPEGRRVLMSRILRGRHNLSH from the exons ATGCTGCAAGGAATGCTCCAAAG AACCTGTCTGGCAGTTGTCAGCACAGCCCAAACTCTAATTGTGCGGGATAAGCACGCCTTCAATCGGGCGGTGCTGAAACCGAAAGTCCGTTGCCATTTTCCGAAACCCATGGAGGTGAAGAGAATCAATGTGCACGGCTGGAATACGAGGATGTCCACCCCCGAAGGACGACGAGTGCTGATGAGCCGCATCCTCAGAGGACGCCACAATTTGTCCCACTAG
- the LOC122613097 gene encoding uncharacterized protein LOC122613097 isoform X3, which translates to MRLPWFLSPSASLPLLLLLELVVWIHGERDFNVNDSQVPVIEPKDVPAYKQDPYVTELMSCQNAPSEIVLSLLLKKHDWSELTATKRAHVQAKLAKFFAIPKEFISLDSVSKRELRSMHKLAMRKGGKGNKNIETLNRRLGRASFMIGCGPSYFVMGEPIAKQIAHQMKDGTIGALTEENFGLWFIWRKELKSRSNRKRRQSEGSGADEDDYDYGDDDEEVAEPSTEVPPVTTHAHRHHHGAEGEPDAISSSSSSSNNSLANNELSTPATPTSSVATTTAATPESSSSGTFVSTDYMEPQPEENSPPIIKTRLQKLAVTSGKAFTFHVLPETFYDAEDQGNLRLALTDKDGHELKANSWLQFNADKRELYGLPLDDTVSRWQYRLSATDSGNASVTETVEISVQQHRAVRTINHEISVFVRINEKPGHNIDWQLKLINAVARTLDDSTNSAVVVRDIRLTPHDPHSATLVYFNETLPTSECPEKELKDIIARLDANRLSDLVQPQLGIKSITGQLIGSCQKDLTQVKPTQHMTKNVPPMPRNQVDRVNASLGQLLVYKVPADTFYDANDNQLTLTLKTRDHLELSPRHWLQFDSKNEEFYGIPKSGDIGSEEYLLVAEDSGGLSAHDALVVVVSPAPKRDFGFFFKAYLSIKHERFNADLQRKFVERVAKLNGDATTGQIQIRSITTHHDSDGTIVNFYNTTLYRKHNSCREKEVAMTRSVYLNSDLSLREAAKRALGPELNLTNFSVVPFSICHLTANIDTNQLDYIPSRPEEPTHKSSFGDDYMITFVWPIVIIVTMLVAASIIACCLHWCRQRSGKMELGDEEERKSFRAKGIPVIFQDEYEEKPEIGNKSPVILKDEKPPLLPPSYNTSNLNGDNDVDDYVPPPSVVVGGREVRGKSPATPSYRKPPPYVSP; encoded by the exons ATGAGATTGCCGTGGTTCTTATCGCCCAGTGCGAGCCTGCCGCTGTTGCTCCTCCTGGAACTCGTCGTATGGATTCACGGCGAGCGGGACTTTAACGTCAACGACTCCCAG GTCCCTGTAATTGAGCCAAAGGATGTGCCCGCCTACAAACAGGATCCGTATGTCACGGAGTTGATGAGTTGCCAAAATGCTCCCAGCGAAATTGTGCTTTCGCTTTTGCTGAAAAAGCACGACTGGAGCGAACTCACGGCCACAAAACGAGCTCATGTCCAagccaagttggccaagttctTTGCCATACCCAAG GAATTTATTTCCCTGGACTCGGTGTCGAAACGCGAACTGAGATCCATGCACAAATTGGCCATGAGAAAAGGAGGCAAGGGCAACAAGAACATCGAGACCCTGAATCGCCGCCTGGGACGCGCCAGTTTCATG ATCGGCTGTGGTCCAAGCTACTTTGTGATGGGTGAACCGATAGCCAAGCAGATTGCCCACCAGATGAAGGATGGCACCATTGGCGCTCTGACGGAGGAGAACTTCGGCCTGTGGTTCATTTGGCGAAAGGAATTGAAATCGAG ATCAAACCGCAAGCGACGTCAATCCGAGGGCTCTGGTGCTGATGAAGATGACTACGACTACGGGGATGACGATGAGGAAGTTGC TGAGCCCAGTACGGAAGTGCCGCCAGTGACCACACATGCCCATCGACATCATCACGGAGCG GAAGGAGAACCCGAtgccatcagcagcagcagcagcagcagcaacaacagcctgGCCAATAATGAG CTGTCGACgcccgccacgcccacatctTCGGTGGCCACGACCACGGCTGCTACTCCGGAGTCGAGCAGCAGCGGCACCTTCGTCTCCACCGACTACATGGAGCCGCAGCCGGAGGAGAATAGCCCGCCCATCATCAAGACGCGCCTGCAGAAGCTGGCGGTGACATCGGGCAAGGCCTTCACCTTCCATGTGCTGCCGGAAACGTTTTACGATGCCGAGGATCAGGGCAATCTCCGCCTGGCGCTCACCGACAAGGATGGCCACGAGCTAAAGGCCAACTCTTGGCTGCAGTTCAACGCCGACAAGAGGGAGCTTTATGGCCT GCCTCTGGACGACACGGTATCCCGCTGGCAATATCGCCTGTCGGCCACGGATTCGGGCAACGCCAGTGTCACGGAAACCGTGGAGATAAGTGTGCAGCAGCATCGCGCAGTGAGGACCATTAACCACGAGATCAGTGTCTTTGTCCGGATCAACGAGAAGCCGGGTCACAACATTGATTGGCAGTTGAAGCTGATTAATGCGGTGGCCAGAACCTTGGATGACTCCACTAACTCGGCGGTCGTGGTGCGCGACATTCGACTGACGCCACACGATCCGCACAGTGCCACCTTGGTGTATTTTAACGAAACGCTGCCCACCAGCGAGTGTCCGGAAAAGGAACTTAAGGATATTATCGCACGACTGGATGCCAATAGACTGAGTGATTTGGTTCAGCCACAGTTGGGAATTAAATCTATAACCGGACAGTTAATCGGATCCTGCCAGAAGGATTTAACTCAGGTGAAGCCCACGCAGCACATGACCAAGAATGTGCCGCCGATGCCACGCAACCAGGTGGATCGCGTGAACGCCAGCTTGGGCCAGCTGCTGGTCTACAAAGTGCCCGCGGATACCTTTTACGATGCGAACGACAATCAGTTGACTCTTACCTTGAAGACCAGGGATCACCTTGAGCTGAGCCCACGCCACTGGCTGCAGTTCGACTCCAAGAACGAAGAGTTCTACGGCATCCCGAAGAGCGGCGACATTGGTTCCGAAGAATACCTCTTGGTGGCTGAGGACAGTGGTGGCTTGAGTGCCCACGATGCCCTGGTCGTTGTGGTCAGTCCAGCTCCCAAGCGTGACTTTGGCTTCTTCTTCAAGGCCTATCTGTCTATTAAGCACGAGCGATTCAACGCCGATCTGCAGCGGAAGTTTGTGGAGCGTGTGGCGAAGCTGAATGGAGATGCTACCACTGGCCAGATCCAGATCCGCTCGATAACCACGCACCACGACTCCGACGGCACCATAGTGAACTTCTACAACACGACGCTGTACAGGAAGCACAACAGCTGTCGGGAGAAGGAAGTGGCCATGACCAGGAGTGTCTACCTAAACAGTGACCTCAGCCTGCGGGAGGCAGCCAAACGGGCTTTGGGACCCGAACTCAATCTGACCAACTTTTCGGTGGTGCCCTTCAGTATTTGTCATC TTACCGCGAACATAGACACCAACCAACTTGATTATATACCCAGTCGCCCCGAGGAGCCTACTCATAAATCCTCCTTCGGCGATGATTACATGATCACGTTCGTATGGCCCATCGTAATCATTGTTACCATGCTTGTGGCTGCCTCAATTATTGCCTGCTGCCTGCACTGGTGCCGCCAGAGAAGCGGCAAAATGGAGCTAG GCGACGAAGAGGAGCGCAAGTCCTTCCGTGCCAAGGGTATTCCCGTCATCTTCCAGGACGAGTACGAGGAGAAGCCCGAGATCGGCAACAAGAGTCCTGTTATTCTGAAGGACGAGaagccgccgctgctgccaccATCCTACAATACCTCAAATCTGAATG GTGACAACGACGTGGACGATTACGTGCCACCTCCCTCGGTGGTTGTGGGCGGCCGGGAAGTGCGTGGCAAGTCGCCAGCCACGCCCTCTTACCGCAAACCACCGCCATATGTGTCGCCATAA
- the LOC122613097 gene encoding uncharacterized protein LOC122613097 isoform X1 translates to MRLPWFLSPSASLPLLLLLELVVWIHGERDFNVNDSQVPVIEPKDVPAYKQDPYVTELMSCQNAPSEIVLSLLLKKHDWSELTATKRAHVQAKLAKFFAIPKEFISLDSVSKRELRSMHKLAMRKGGKGNKNIETLNRRLGRASFMIGCGPSYFVMGEPIAKQIAHQMKDGTIGALTEENFGLWFIWRKELKSRSNRKRRQSEGSGADEDDYDYGDDDEEVAEPSTEVPPVTTHAHRHHHGALEVSEKIVSPESVSSSAVPLVPDVQEEIEESVSKLESVISKTIENTKNIKELPVLGEADDGEDEEDVELQQLGVPLAAEIVPEETTSAAATRATEMVKPVDLEQQEIQVDSGAVPAIDVEASATSTPSMSAPETLKPFSPYDATSSVSSSSSPVASIASGSEAGEDSTSVSTPHLSPANSPTVMPTELDRNGLATTSSSSPSASPPSPSATTQDTQPTTSASASYSSSSSPTTSTTATVSTTTTASSTATTTTTTTTLSESPKPNTALNELELSTLLPIDDFEGTATATQPTVTVTATATATAIASTAATAAATATATTATATASATPAGESEFHIESTTHRTISSKEGEPDAISSSSSSSNNSLANNELSTPATPTSSVATTTAATPESSSSGTFVSTDYMEPQPEENSPPIIKTRLQKLAVTSGKAFTFHVLPETFYDAEDQGNLRLALTDKDGHELKANSWLQFNADKRELYGLPLDDTVSRWQYRLSATDSGNASVTETVEISVQQHRAVRTINHEISVFVRINEKPGHNIDWQLKLINAVARTLDDSTNSAVVVRDIRLTPHDPHSATLVYFNETLPTSECPEKELKDIIARLDANRLSDLVQPQLGIKSITGQLIGSCQKDLTQVKPTQHMTKNVPPMPRNQVDRVNASLGQLLVYKVPADTFYDANDNQLTLTLKTRDHLELSPRHWLQFDSKNEEFYGIPKSGDIGSEEYLLVAEDSGGLSAHDALVVVVSPAPKRDFGFFFKAYLSIKHERFNADLQRKFVERVAKLNGDATTGQIQIRSITTHHDSDGTIVNFYNTTLYRKHNSCREKEVAMTRSVYLNSDLSLREAAKRALGPELNLTNFSVVPFSICHLTANIDTNQLDYIPSRPEEPTHKSSFGDDYMITFVWPIVIIVTMLVAASIIACCLHWCRQRSGKMELGDEEERKSFRAKGIPVIFQDEYEEKPEIGNKSPVILKDEKPPLLPPSYNTSNLNGDNDVDDYVPPPSVVVGGREVRGKSPATPSYRKPPPYVSP, encoded by the exons ATGAGATTGCCGTGGTTCTTATCGCCCAGTGCGAGCCTGCCGCTGTTGCTCCTCCTGGAACTCGTCGTATGGATTCACGGCGAGCGGGACTTTAACGTCAACGACTCCCAG GTCCCTGTAATTGAGCCAAAGGATGTGCCCGCCTACAAACAGGATCCGTATGTCACGGAGTTGATGAGTTGCCAAAATGCTCCCAGCGAAATTGTGCTTTCGCTTTTGCTGAAAAAGCACGACTGGAGCGAACTCACGGCCACAAAACGAGCTCATGTCCAagccaagttggccaagttctTTGCCATACCCAAG GAATTTATTTCCCTGGACTCGGTGTCGAAACGCGAACTGAGATCCATGCACAAATTGGCCATGAGAAAAGGAGGCAAGGGCAACAAGAACATCGAGACCCTGAATCGCCGCCTGGGACGCGCCAGTTTCATG ATCGGCTGTGGTCCAAGCTACTTTGTGATGGGTGAACCGATAGCCAAGCAGATTGCCCACCAGATGAAGGATGGCACCATTGGCGCTCTGACGGAGGAGAACTTCGGCCTGTGGTTCATTTGGCGAAAGGAATTGAAATCGAG ATCAAACCGCAAGCGACGTCAATCCGAGGGCTCTGGTGCTGATGAAGATGACTACGACTACGGGGATGACGATGAGGAAGTTGC TGAGCCCAGTACGGAAGTGCCGCCAGTGACCACACATGCCCATCGACATCATCACGGAGCG TTGGAGGTGTCGGAGAAGATAGTGTCGCCCGAATCCGTCTCTTCGTCGGCTGTTCCCCTGGTTCCGGACGTGCAGGAGGAGATCGAAGAGAGTGTCTCCAAGCTGGAGTCCGTCATTAGCAAGACAATTGAGAACACGAAAAACATCAAGGAGCTGCCCGTTCTGGGCGAAGCCGACGATGGCGAAGATGAGGAGGATGTGGAACTACAGCAATTGGGTGTGCCACTGGCGGCTGAGATTGTCCCAGAGGAGACCACCAGTGCGGCAGCCACACGAGCCACGGAAATGGTAAAGCCCGTTGATTTGGAGCAGCAAGAAATTCAGGTGGACTCCGGCGCAGTTCCGGCCATCGATGTGGAGGCCTCGGCCACGTCCACGCCCTCGATGTCCGCCCCCGAAACACTGAAGCCCTTTTCACCCTATGACGCCACCTCTTCGgtgtcgtcctcgtcctcgcccGTCGCTTCGATTGCATCTGGCAGCGAAGCTGGAGAAGACTCAACTTCGGTGTCGACCCCTCACCTGTCCCCAGCTAACTCACCCACGGTCATGCCCACAGAGCTAGACAGAAATGGCCTAGCCACCACATCCTCATCATCTCCGTCCGCCTCACCTCCATCGCCATCCGCAACAACACAAGACACTCAACCAACcacatctgcatctgcatcatactcatcctcatcctcaccaacaacaagcacaacagcaacagtctcaacaacaacaacagcatcatcaacagcaacaacaactacaacaacaacaacactatCCGAATCGCCAAAG ccaaatACTGCGCTTAATGAGCTCGAGCTGAGCACCCTGCTGCCCATCGACGATTTTGAGGGCACTGCTACTGCCACACAGCCAACTGTCACTGTCactgcaactgcgactgcgactgccaTTGcaagcacagcagcaacagcagcagcaaccgcaacagcaacaactgcaactgcaactgcatctgcaacACCAGCGGGCGAAAGCGAATTTCATATAGAGTCCACAACGCACCGCACGATTAGCTCTAAG GAAGGAGAACCCGAtgccatcagcagcagcagcagcagcagcaacaacagcctgGCCAATAATGAG CTGTCGACgcccgccacgcccacatctTCGGTGGCCACGACCACGGCTGCTACTCCGGAGTCGAGCAGCAGCGGCACCTTCGTCTCCACCGACTACATGGAGCCGCAGCCGGAGGAGAATAGCCCGCCCATCATCAAGACGCGCCTGCAGAAGCTGGCGGTGACATCGGGCAAGGCCTTCACCTTCCATGTGCTGCCGGAAACGTTTTACGATGCCGAGGATCAGGGCAATCTCCGCCTGGCGCTCACCGACAAGGATGGCCACGAGCTAAAGGCCAACTCTTGGCTGCAGTTCAACGCCGACAAGAGGGAGCTTTATGGCCT GCCTCTGGACGACACGGTATCCCGCTGGCAATATCGCCTGTCGGCCACGGATTCGGGCAACGCCAGTGTCACGGAAACCGTGGAGATAAGTGTGCAGCAGCATCGCGCAGTGAGGACCATTAACCACGAGATCAGTGTCTTTGTCCGGATCAACGAGAAGCCGGGTCACAACATTGATTGGCAGTTGAAGCTGATTAATGCGGTGGCCAGAACCTTGGATGACTCCACTAACTCGGCGGTCGTGGTGCGCGACATTCGACTGACGCCACACGATCCGCACAGTGCCACCTTGGTGTATTTTAACGAAACGCTGCCCACCAGCGAGTGTCCGGAAAAGGAACTTAAGGATATTATCGCACGACTGGATGCCAATAGACTGAGTGATTTGGTTCAGCCACAGTTGGGAATTAAATCTATAACCGGACAGTTAATCGGATCCTGCCAGAAGGATTTAACTCAGGTGAAGCCCACGCAGCACATGACCAAGAATGTGCCGCCGATGCCACGCAACCAGGTGGATCGCGTGAACGCCAGCTTGGGCCAGCTGCTGGTCTACAAAGTGCCCGCGGATACCTTTTACGATGCGAACGACAATCAGTTGACTCTTACCTTGAAGACCAGGGATCACCTTGAGCTGAGCCCACGCCACTGGCTGCAGTTCGACTCCAAGAACGAAGAGTTCTACGGCATCCCGAAGAGCGGCGACATTGGTTCCGAAGAATACCTCTTGGTGGCTGAGGACAGTGGTGGCTTGAGTGCCCACGATGCCCTGGTCGTTGTGGTCAGTCCAGCTCCCAAGCGTGACTTTGGCTTCTTCTTCAAGGCCTATCTGTCTATTAAGCACGAGCGATTCAACGCCGATCTGCAGCGGAAGTTTGTGGAGCGTGTGGCGAAGCTGAATGGAGATGCTACCACTGGCCAGATCCAGATCCGCTCGATAACCACGCACCACGACTCCGACGGCACCATAGTGAACTTCTACAACACGACGCTGTACAGGAAGCACAACAGCTGTCGGGAGAAGGAAGTGGCCATGACCAGGAGTGTCTACCTAAACAGTGACCTCAGCCTGCGGGAGGCAGCCAAACGGGCTTTGGGACCCGAACTCAATCTGACCAACTTTTCGGTGGTGCCCTTCAGTATTTGTCATC TTACCGCGAACATAGACACCAACCAACTTGATTATATACCCAGTCGCCCCGAGGAGCCTACTCATAAATCCTCCTTCGGCGATGATTACATGATCACGTTCGTATGGCCCATCGTAATCATTGTTACCATGCTTGTGGCTGCCTCAATTATTGCCTGCTGCCTGCACTGGTGCCGCCAGAGAAGCGGCAAAATGGAGCTAG GCGACGAAGAGGAGCGCAAGTCCTTCCGTGCCAAGGGTATTCCCGTCATCTTCCAGGACGAGTACGAGGAGAAGCCCGAGATCGGCAACAAGAGTCCTGTTATTCTGAAGGACGAGaagccgccgctgctgccaccATCCTACAATACCTCAAATCTGAATG GTGACAACGACGTGGACGATTACGTGCCACCTCCCTCGGTGGTTGTGGGCGGCCGGGAAGTGCGTGGCAAGTCGCCAGCCACGCCCTCTTACCGCAAACCACCGCCATATGTGTCGCCATAA